GACAGCAAAAGAATGTTATAGTATGAACGGTATCTCTTTTGTTTTGGTTCCTTTTTTGTCTCTGTGACATTTATTGCATAAACTTATGTACGCCATTagtatttttgatatttttttgtttgttattgtTCAGTCCACATGTTTGAAAATGTTCGTGTAGATACTAGACATCTCCACGTGAAAACTTTGAGAACTCAATGTTGTGGCCCAATGACTTATTCACATATGTTAAAATCATCATCAAATGGTTGCAAGTTTGTTAATATACTCAATTACTCATAATGGTTGCTTCATGAAAGTGTTGAATCATCTCTAGCAAATTGTGAGTTAGTGATTGGCTAATGGCTACGGACCAATTGGGTTGTATGAAAATGTTGCATCAGATTGGGGTTCAAAGTTCTTTGGTtcacaaaaaagaaaatttaaattcaaaaagtaAGAACCAAATTAGTTCaaacttttgtttgtttcaatGAGGAACGTCTTAAAAGAATCTGGTACATAGATCAAAATCAACAGACCGAACCGGACCTGAATCTGCCATGACTCCTCCATCGGAGAGCAAATTAATCTAATTTTAAACCGGcccatatatataatttaaagtttCTGAACTCCACCAAGGTACAAGACACTACGGAGAAGAGTCAGTTAAATCATAGTAGATAACAGAATGAAGCATAACACtaataataatgatataatGATTCATGAAGAACAAAAGCTCAAAGAGACCATGAAATGGCATGTTTCAATAGCGGTTACCATACGGAGGAGGAGGCATGTTGTTCTGAGGTCGATATGGCTCTCTTGGTCTTGCATACTCTGCGAAAATGACCCAACCGTCAAGAAACTGCAGAGAACACAGATGTCAGTAAACATAATAGATTTTGTATTTGAGAAATGCCaggaatataaataataaccTTGCCATCCATTCCAGCTATGCCTTTTGCAGAATCCTCTAAGGTGGTATACCGAACAAATCCAAACCCTTTTGAATATCCCGAGACTCTGTCCGTGACAACCTTAGCTATATAAACCAATTTGAGGAAGAATGAATAGCTACAGTTAGTTTACTGTTCTACTAGCTTTGATGCGCAGAAAATGTTCATAATGAGGAAGTTCAATACCATCGGCAACTTCTCCAAACTGAGCGAAAGCAGTCCTAAGTCCTTCAGAAGTGGTGCGCTTACTAAGACCTGAAAAATAAGGTGATCAATCATTTAGGTGTAAATTTTAGAATCATAAACAAAGATATAAATATGAGGAGAAGAAACTGAGAGAGAGTATCAGAAGAGAACGTGAATCCTAGTTCTGTAAAGAGAGGCCTATCCTAAGCCCAAGAAGGCTTATGTGTGTGTCTATATAAATTGAGCTTTATATCTTTGTGTTGTGTATGCAACCACAACAAACTCTTTTATGAAATGAATAAAACACACTTTTGGATATCTTGGTAACAGCTCAAAgcatctttctttcctttttgaaTAAAGCCTATATGAGCTCAATCTTTGAACTTATTTAGTTTGTTACCTCAAGAAGGTGTTTTAGAGCATGAATCCACATGGTTTTGGATTGTCTCACAAAGATAGTAATCAGATTTAAACCCTCGAGAGAAGAAGTGACAAAGACAAAGACAAGACCTTTCAAAGCAACTAACAAAGACAGAATCATACTAGCAATTATTAAATCATATTAGAACACAAACCGTAACTGCAAAGAAGCTCACTTTTCACTAATCGTAACGAGCAACGATAAACCCCTCAAAAACCCagaaatgaaaaagagaaagaggGGGTGTTATACCGGAGACGAAGAGATTGGTGCTGGGTTCCGCCTGAGGACGAGCCGGAGTTTCGGCGTTGGCTTGTGGAGAAAGGAATGAAAACTTTGAAGCACTCGAGCAGAAGAGTCGCCTCAATCCAACGGGAGCCGATGCCATTTCCGTCGCCGCTCTCGCAATCGCGGGGAGTCTCATAGCCATCGCCATAGATTCAATTGACCGATCGGCGTCTTCTCCGGATTAAGTTGAGacaaaattttaactaaaacccTAGCGACCAATTGATTCTGGAGTTATTAACACTGCAAGGCAGTTTCCATGTTTTAATTACACAATGAGACAGTTATGGCTACTGAGGTAGTTTATGTGTGAAAAGTCTTAACTTGTCTTTGATAAAGTATAACTGATAGGGTAGTTTggtaaatgtgttttttttttatttctggtTACgcttttgaaatttaaaatttggagTGGACCCCTACAACTTTAGAGATTGTGTTAATTAActggatataaaaaaaaatattcttactttttgttgtttttacagAGGTGAGAAAGAGAAATCTGAGAGACGACGGAAAAGACGATAGCGATGAAGGCATGATTTCGAAATAAGATGGTGAAGACGGCGGTTTCTTAATAGTGACGGCTCAAAGAAGAAGATTGTGCGGAGAAGATGTCGCTAAGACGGAGCCCGGCGTGGGAAAGAGGAGGCCGACGGTTAGTTCCCCTTTTTTGGTGATATGTCCTTTTGCATATTTGGTCTCTAATTGTTAGTATCATCACAGAGGTGGTGGAGGTTGAGGATGTGCGCGAAAGACCACCATAGAGGCTATTTGCTACCGACCGGTTCCCGTGCCAGAGGGTGAATGTGTACTCAGCCGTAGATCGTGTATTATGGGCTACGGACGTGCTTGACGAAACCCAAATCGGAGATGTGCTGAACGGCACACCGGGGATGACGAAGCTGATGGGTTCATGATTTGGACATCTCTTCAAAATTCCTATTTTAGACTGAATGTGGCAGACGTACAAAAGGCAAAACACGATTTTGAGGTAAGCTTACTTctcatgtgtgtccgtgtacaTAGGATGTTAAGCGTATAAGTGTACAAAAACAATAGCGTACATGTGTACGTAACAAAAGTTGTGTACACGGATACTCTGATAGTGGTGTACGCATGTGTACAAGTACTTGTATGtgatactgttttttttttcctgcagCAGCTTGTCAAATCATTGATGAGCAACGAGGAAAGGTGAAGTGTTTGGGATgaagaaaattttgataaaaatgtcTATTACATGCTTAATTTGTTGAAGGAAGGACATTACAATGATAGAGATTACGAAGGCTACTAGGATGGGAGTGATGCAGTGCATCCACTCTTTGTGTATAACGAGAAAGCAaagaccaacaaaaaaaaacacaagggtggtggtggtgaagaACCAGTTGTAAAACAGTAGAGGACGAATGGACAAAGGTTTGGTTGTCGCTCTGAATTAACACTGATGGTGTATATGGAGTGAACTTTAGTATGTTTTCATAAGGCATGTAAACCTATATTGGTGTAGATTATGTATGAGTattatgtattaatgtatgttgaCCTATTTCTGGTATTGTTTTTCATAAGACATGCACCTATTTGTGGTTTTCATAAAAGTattatgttttgtttggttGATGTTATACGTTCCAGATTTGCAGCGTACACATAATATGTGTACATTGGAAATATGTACATGTTACTTGTGTATATGTGTATATTAATAAAGCGATGTACAAGTAGAATGATATGTGTACATTATAAAGTAGGGAATCTGTACGGATTAGTGTACATATGATATGTGTACATTATAAAGTAGTGTCCACAAACTAATGTGTACGTAATAGAGTTGTACGTTTTATTTACATATGTATGTTTTGTTTGATAGGTGTACATATGATAGGTGTACAAATGATTTGTGTTCATGTGTACATTTTGTTTGATAGATAAAGACACATTAGAGATTTGCTGGGTTTAGTATCATTATGTACATTATGATATAGTTAgtgaaaaaattgaaatatacgTCTTGGAagattaaatgaaaaaaaattataatgtgaATAAGCAACAATTTGTATATTTGAACTGTTGGGAGATACATATGATTTGTCTACATATATACCCCCTGATTTTTTACGTACACACATGGTTGCATACACTGCTTCATAACGTACACATGTACACATATGatatgtacatgtgtacatgttTACTTGTGTACATATGCATATTATTATGTACCGTGTATATGTAGAATGATATGTGTACATTATAAATCAGGGACCGAAGACTAGTGTACGTACACATATTGGTGTACATATGATTTGGTTTAACTAGATGTACACACGTTTTAGGCTTTCaagtttattttaatagatgTACACACTAACTTGACAGCCCCATCATTTGTGAGATAACCGGTGGTGTTGTGAGTCCGGTAGCAAGCTCTTTAGTATTAGGAGACCAATAGCTCAAGACAGCTGAAGGGGCGGATCGGTGAAGGTGAAGGAATCCTTCGTGACATTGTTTTGTAATTCAAGCAAGCTCATGTTGGGACGAACTGGTACAATCCTTGacatcttttttttatcaattgcaAAATTCCAGAGAGAGTTAGTGGAGGTCCATTCTCCAGGAATAACCATGTAGTGACCTGCCATGGCGGATCTGCaaatagaaacataaaaaaaaattagattacaGCAGTCTATTTGTTAAGGAGTTATCATTACGTGGGTTTTGAGAACATGCTAGAGTATTAGCAGTAGTAATTCGATGGAGATGAAGGTAGAAAATGCTTAACATTTGATTTGGAGAAAATCCAAATAAGCAAAAAAGTGAATatcaaagatgaagaaggatttTACAGCATAATTTAATCTGGGCCGTtggaatataaaatataaagtaaatccAAAGGCTGGGGAGAGAGACATATATCAATCTTGTCAAAAATGTCAGATTTAATGTGGAGCGTCGATTGGAAATAAGGATGTGTGGTGTGTGTGTTTATTCCCGCTAAAATGCTTGTTTAGTTACACAGCTGTTTAGTTTCAATGTAACTAGATTGTTTGGTTAAAAGGAAGAAACAATTACATCCAAAGACAGTTtaaagtttattattacataatattttcattagttATCTTGCAACTAAATAGTTGACTAACTAAAAAGACTGTTTTAGCAGGAATTAACTCACACCACTCATCCATTTTTCTAATCGATGGCCCAGATTTGTTCTGATATATGTGACAAGActtatatttgttttctttcttagcCTTTAGATTTGTATTTTGCTTTACATTTTAATGGCACAGATTCATTTAAGCACAATAAAATATCTTCATCTCCCAcacttattttcttcttttgattttACGCAAAAACAGAACCTTAATCATTTTCTGCCTCCATCTCCATCGGATTATGTCTCCATCTCCATCGGATTACTGCGGCTAATAACCTGATTTTGTGATGACTCCGGCGCGGCAAGGATATCAGACTTTTATCTACCTCCGGTAAGAGTGATGACTCCGGTGGTGATGCTTCATAGCCGCCATGGTGAATAACAAACAAGATCAGACGGGACTACTCGTCTCCTTATGTTGACTGCTAAggtagaaagaagaagaagatgcttaTAATTGATCTCCACCAAATCATCTTTCTTTTATTTGCACTTTAGGTCATTTATGTTTAGCTAGGTTTTCAATTTGACCTCCAAATTATGGAATacacatattttttaattgccTCCAAACTTTCAAATATGCACTTTACCCCTTGTTACATGCAACAAGAATGATTAGTGTGTGTTTTCATGTTAGCTTCATTTTAAGTTAGTTTATACTAATCTTTGGTtattgtacacatgtacactatCATTTATTGATATCATTGACGAAAACTTTTTATACCCCTTCCCGTCACTTTGAAGACATAACATAtgatatgtttttcatttcttatctACAGCCACTATTCTTTT
Above is a window of Brassica napus cultivar Da-Ae chromosome A10, Da-Ae, whole genome shotgun sequence DNA encoding:
- the LOC111201419 gene encoding organelle RRM domain-containing protein 2, mitochondrial, producing the protein MAMAMRLPAIARAATEMASAPVGLRRLFCSSASKFSFLSPQANAETPARPQAEPSTNLFVSGLSKRTTSEGLRTAFAQFGEVADAKVVTDRVSGYSKGFGFVRYTTLEDSAKGIAGMDGKFLDGWVIFAEYARPREPYRPQNNMPPPPYGNRY